A genomic segment from Polyangium mundeleinium encodes:
- a CDS encoding PEGA domain-containing protein → MKRSAALPSPICKALAVALASTFVTTALAQNVPGGQTNPKPQPSWMKKGGPLPPPPPPPPPPPDPAAEAEAQAKADARKHFEQGLALFDAGSMEAALPEFLTSLSIYPTRAAKKNAALCLRRLNRFDEAFDMNEELLAFAGVTEEEKQVALREIAELRPLVGDLVIEGVPDGATISIDGKPRGTTPLPGAMHVPVGERTVRIFKAGFETLEARLQVVGGKTAKLPAVLARLELAGWLQVDEASGYSMDVLLDGAAVGKTPWRGLVASGDHLVSLRGDKRLGTQPARVEVRPSLITPILLIAEELPSVLRVEAKTKDADISVDGVRLGRGAWEGPVRAGSHRIEVTANGFVREERRVELEAGKREAVAVALEPIPPPSGFWADKRLFGELGATFALAPTFGGSLDGSCTGPCTASLGLGGGGMLRFGLEIRRKWLLGVEVGGLFVRRTFTDRPDEDVHVFGNIAPNKGLTDDVISLRGAHLGASVARTVGERFPVTFRLGAGGFFGSVQDDRSGDYNTTARDVPDPSTATGTRLKASTPYTVDRVTETQAALGVYVAPEIRAGMRISDQLDVALSVSALVLFVPEPPSWVPEQGYVQASTDGQGKYDSDTLTGTSIVAVSPGLVATYRF, encoded by the coding sequence ATGAAACGCTCTGCGGCCCTCCCCTCCCCGATTTGCAAGGCGCTCGCCGTCGCGCTCGCCTCGACCTTCGTCACGACAGCGCTCGCGCAAAATGTGCCAGGTGGACAAACCAATCCCAAGCCGCAGCCCTCGTGGATGAAAAAAGGCGGCCCGCTCCCGCCGCCGCCCCCGCCTCCGCCGCCGCCGCCCGACCCCGCCGCCGAGGCCGAGGCCCAGGCCAAGGCCGACGCGCGCAAGCATTTCGAGCAGGGCCTCGCGCTCTTCGACGCCGGCTCCATGGAGGCGGCCCTCCCCGAGTTCCTCACCTCGCTCTCGATTTACCCGACCCGCGCCGCCAAGAAAAACGCCGCGCTTTGCCTCCGGCGCTTGAACCGCTTCGACGAGGCGTTCGACATGAACGAGGAGCTCCTCGCGTTCGCGGGCGTGACCGAGGAGGAGAAGCAGGTCGCGCTCCGCGAAATCGCCGAGCTAAGGCCCCTCGTCGGTGATCTCGTCATCGAAGGGGTGCCCGACGGCGCGACCATTTCGATCGACGGCAAGCCCCGCGGCACGACGCCGCTGCCCGGCGCGATGCACGTCCCCGTCGGCGAGCGCACCGTGCGCATCTTCAAGGCTGGCTTCGAGACGCTCGAAGCGCGGCTTCAGGTCGTTGGAGGCAAAACGGCCAAGCTCCCCGCCGTCCTCGCGCGGCTCGAGCTCGCCGGCTGGCTCCAGGTCGACGAGGCGTCCGGGTATTCGATGGACGTCCTCCTCGACGGCGCGGCCGTGGGCAAGACGCCCTGGCGTGGCCTCGTCGCGTCCGGCGACCACCTCGTGAGCCTGCGCGGCGACAAACGCCTCGGCACCCAGCCCGCGCGTGTCGAGGTCCGCCCGAGCCTCATCACCCCGATTCTCCTCATCGCCGAGGAGCTCCCCTCGGTCCTGCGCGTCGAGGCCAAGACGAAGGACGCCGACATCTCGGTCGACGGCGTCCGCCTCGGCCGCGGCGCGTGGGAAGGCCCTGTCCGGGCCGGCTCTCATCGCATCGAGGTCACCGCGAATGGCTTTGTCCGCGAGGAGCGACGTGTCGAGCTCGAAGCCGGCAAACGCGAGGCCGTCGCGGTCGCCCTGGAGCCCATTCCTCCTCCCTCGGGGTTCTGGGCCGACAAACGTCTTTTTGGCGAGCTCGGCGCCACGTTCGCCCTTGCGCCCACGTTCGGCGGCAGCCTCGACGGGAGCTGCACGGGCCCCTGCACGGCGTCGCTCGGGCTCGGGGGCGGCGGCATGCTCCGCTTTGGCCTCGAAATCCGGCGCAAATGGCTTCTCGGCGTCGAGGTCGGCGGCCTCTTCGTGCGCCGCACCTTCACGGATCGGCCCGACGAAGACGTGCACGTCTTCGGCAACATCGCCCCCAACAAGGGCCTCACCGACGACGTCATTTCCCTCCGGGGCGCGCACCTCGGCGCCTCCGTCGCGCGCACCGTGGGCGAGCGCTTCCCCGTCACGTTCCGCCTCGGCGCGGGCGGCTTCTTTGGCTCGGTGCAGGACGACCGCTCCGGCGATTACAACACGACCGCGCGGGACGTCCCCGACCCGTCCACCGCCACCGGGACACGCCTCAAGGCGAGCACGCCGTATACCGTCGATCGGGTCACCGAGACCCAGGCGGCGCTCGGCGTCTACGTCGCGCCCGAAATCCGCGCTGGCATGCGCATCTCGGACCAACTCGACGTCGCCCTCTCGGTCTCCGCCCTCGTCCTTTTCGTTCCCGAGCCGCCGAGCTGGGTGCCCGAGCAAGGGTATGTTCAGGCGAGCACGGACGGTCAGGGCAAATATGACTCCGACACGCTGACCGGAACTTCGATCGTCGCGGTGTCTCCCGGTCTCGTGGCGACGTACCGATTCTGA
- a CDS encoding Kelch repeat-containing protein, whose protein sequence is MGTKWRTAWTFGLAAGLCGGCSAGGDAPSAGDARAAPAAAPPSDARVAVEIAEAIRLHLAHESSTLGARTSPGPRADVRLPSRARDAFRVADPESGLSVEVALAGAREVAGEAGAGIVVYPAGYRGVADIVHHPTESGAEDYVFFRNALPDVPELRYTITLGENVAGLRLVGKMLELLDADGAPRLRMAPPWAKDADGKTVWMNVAVEGCKISTDPRLPMGLPVVAPGARQCEVTLSWEGTTVRAPLLVDPAWTQTDAMALKRFRHTANLLPDGRVLVAGGDKGGEVPLEYAEVFDPALKMWIATTSMTQNRLGHTATTLKDGRVLVLGGKATVQGVLNVTNAAEIFTPQNSPNMVGTWSPAKPMNFPRALHTATLLSDGRVLVTGGKTSTLVTTTEIYDPQTNTWEPGGDLHQARYNHTATLLDEDRILVAGGESAGPTQTAEIWAPETKTWKQTKSMNRLRSGHTATRLPSGRVAVAGGSQVMAQSVEVFDPGSEDWTAGLNMTRPRKDHTVTEMAGGRILVAGGGFEDIPYTTEIFDPATQSWSAAGSMEKPRSLHTATTLLNGRVLVAGGTGAAGVLVDAEIYTPLGAPCDLKTPCDDSFCVDGVCCNAPCDGQCEACDGPRLGICTPVEGKPHGARPACNGTSEACATCDGVNAQQCSYPSGNGCDKKCNTSTLTVYSCDGTGNCVESFSNNCAPYNCNAVDLSCETGCTSNTSCALGSTCNTEMKTCISLPTKCIDDQMLELPDGTPQSCSPYACRNGACLATCASVDDCSGDDVICDEKTSNCMKWTAFEDAQSGSLSGSCATASPGVPAPPRAAWLLALAAASLLAARRKRPRP, encoded by the coding sequence ATGGGGACGAAATGGCGCACGGCGTGGACATTCGGTCTCGCAGCGGGTTTGTGTGGAGGGTGCTCGGCGGGCGGTGATGCCCCGAGCGCGGGAGACGCACGCGCGGCTCCTGCGGCCGCTCCGCCTTCCGACGCGCGTGTCGCGGTGGAGATCGCCGAAGCGATCCGCCTCCACCTCGCTCACGAGTCGTCTACGCTCGGTGCAAGGACCTCGCCCGGGCCTCGGGCCGACGTGCGCCTGCCCTCGCGCGCGAGGGACGCATTTCGCGTCGCGGACCCGGAGAGCGGGCTTTCGGTCGAGGTCGCGCTCGCGGGCGCGCGGGAGGTCGCGGGCGAGGCGGGCGCGGGGATCGTCGTGTATCCGGCGGGATATCGCGGCGTCGCCGACATCGTGCACCACCCGACCGAGAGCGGCGCCGAGGATTACGTGTTTTTCCGGAACGCCCTCCCGGACGTCCCGGAGCTCCGGTACACGATCACGCTCGGCGAGAACGTGGCCGGCCTCCGCCTCGTGGGCAAAATGCTGGAGCTGCTCGACGCGGACGGCGCGCCGCGCCTGCGCATGGCGCCGCCTTGGGCCAAGGACGCCGACGGCAAGACGGTGTGGATGAACGTCGCCGTCGAGGGCTGCAAGATCAGCACGGATCCACGGTTGCCAATGGGCCTCCCGGTCGTCGCTCCGGGCGCGCGGCAATGCGAGGTCACCCTCTCCTGGGAGGGCACGACCGTGCGCGCGCCGCTGCTCGTCGATCCCGCGTGGACCCAGACGGACGCCATGGCCCTCAAGCGCTTCCGGCATACGGCGAACCTCTTGCCCGATGGCCGTGTCCTCGTCGCGGGCGGCGACAAGGGCGGGGAAGTTCCGCTGGAGTACGCCGAGGTCTTCGACCCGGCCCTGAAGATGTGGATCGCGACGACTTCCATGACCCAGAACCGGCTCGGGCACACGGCCACGACGCTGAAGGACGGCCGCGTGCTCGTGCTGGGCGGCAAGGCCACCGTGCAGGGGGTCCTCAATGTGACGAACGCGGCCGAGATCTTCACGCCGCAGAACAGCCCCAACATGGTGGGGACGTGGTCGCCCGCGAAACCCATGAACTTCCCGCGCGCGCTGCACACAGCGACGCTCCTGAGTGATGGGCGTGTCCTCGTGACCGGCGGTAAAACCTCCACGCTGGTCACCACGACCGAGATTTACGATCCCCAAACGAATACGTGGGAGCCCGGCGGGGACCTGCATCAAGCGCGGTACAATCACACGGCGACGTTGCTCGACGAGGATCGGATTCTCGTCGCGGGCGGCGAGAGCGCCGGCCCCACGCAGACCGCGGAGATATGGGCGCCGGAGACCAAGACCTGGAAGCAGACGAAATCCATGAACCGCCTGCGCTCGGGCCATACGGCCACGCGGCTCCCCTCGGGGCGCGTGGCCGTTGCCGGTGGCAGCCAGGTCATGGCCCAATCCGTGGAAGTTTTTGATCCCGGGTCGGAGGACTGGACGGCCGGGCTCAACATGACGCGCCCGCGCAAAGATCACACGGTGACCGAGATGGCGGGCGGTCGTATCCTCGTCGCGGGCGGCGGATTCGAGGACATCCCGTACACCACCGAGATCTTCGACCCTGCCACGCAGAGCTGGAGCGCGGCGGGGTCGATGGAGAAGCCTCGCTCGCTCCACACCGCAACGACGCTCCTCAATGGCCGCGTCCTCGTCGCGGGCGGCACGGGCGCGGCGGGGGTCCTCGTCGACGCGGAGATCTACACGCCGCTCGGCGCGCCGTGCGACCTGAAGACCCCGTGTGACGACTCCTTCTGCGTCGACGGCGTCTGCTGCAACGCGCCCTGCGACGGGCAATGCGAGGCCTGCGACGGCCCTCGTCTCGGCATCTGCACGCCGGTCGAGGGCAAACCCCACGGAGCGCGCCCGGCCTGCAACGGCACGAGCGAGGCCTGCGCCACGTGTGACGGCGTGAACGCGCAGCAATGCTCGTACCCCTCGGGAAATGGCTGCGACAAGAAATGCAACACGTCCACGCTCACGGTGTACTCCTGCGACGGCACCGGCAATTGCGTGGAGTCGTTCAGCAACAACTGCGCGCCGTATAACTGCAATGCCGTCGATCTCTCGTGCGAGACGGGCTGCACGAGCAACACCTCGTGCGCGCTCGGCTCGACGTGCAACACGGAGATGAAGACCTGCATCAGCTTGCCGACGAAATGCATCGACGACCAGATGCTCGAGCTCCCGGACGGCACCCCGCAGAGCTGCTCCCCGTATGCGTGCCGCAATGGGGCCTGCCTCGCGACGTGCGCGTCCGTGGACGATTGCTCCGGCGACGACGTCATCTGCGACGAGAAGACCTCGAACTGCATGAAGTGGACGGCGTTCGAGGACGCGCAATCGGGCTCCTTGTCCGGGAGCTGCGCCACGGCGTCCCCCGGCGTGCCCGCCCCTCCCCGCGCCGCCTGGCTCCTTGCCCTCGCCGCCGCCTCCCTGCTCGCCGCGCGCCGAAAGCGCCCGCGCCCGTGA
- a CDS encoding ABC transporter permease, whose translation MSAFLVLVRMRLLDTLRNRSSVGFTLVFPVVLLAVLGLVFMNGHPFERRYVAVVSAAGENAAIERCVAELGAFEEVRVGREQTEAEALGKLRARMASAVLSVAPDGGSVVLRVGTRDRIFGGGLAAALPVPARLDVVAGPAWGYVHYLFPGILAFSVLASGLFGMGYPMALFRQNLFLKKLATTPLPKGTFIAANVAARSSIVLVQVVLLVGAARLFFDLPLSLVSFGWLLVISMLGVVTFLGAGFALAAAIDNAELLVDVISAINMPIVFLSEMFFPLESLPRFLSTVGAWLPTTEMVRLSRAVLLYGVTDVASLAGGLGMMALWAVAMFTISLMSFKWHA comes from the coding sequence GTGAGCGCATTCTTGGTGCTCGTACGGATGCGGCTCCTCGACACGCTCCGGAACCGGAGCTCGGTCGGGTTCACGCTGGTCTTCCCGGTCGTGCTGCTCGCGGTGCTCGGGCTCGTGTTCATGAACGGGCACCCGTTCGAGCGGCGTTACGTGGCCGTGGTCTCCGCGGCGGGCGAGAACGCGGCGATCGAGCGGTGCGTGGCGGAGCTCGGGGCGTTCGAGGAGGTGCGCGTGGGGCGCGAGCAGACCGAGGCCGAGGCGCTCGGGAAGCTTCGCGCGCGCATGGCGAGCGCGGTGCTCTCGGTCGCGCCGGACGGCGGAAGCGTGGTCCTGCGGGTGGGGACGCGTGATCGGATCTTCGGCGGGGGGCTCGCGGCGGCGCTGCCGGTCCCGGCGCGCCTCGACGTCGTGGCGGGGCCGGCGTGGGGGTACGTGCATTACCTCTTCCCGGGCATCCTCGCGTTTTCGGTGCTCGCGTCGGGCCTCTTCGGGATGGGGTATCCGATGGCCCTGTTCCGGCAGAACTTGTTCCTGAAGAAGCTCGCCACGACGCCCTTGCCGAAGGGCACGTTCATCGCGGCGAACGTGGCGGCGCGGTCGTCGATCGTGCTCGTGCAGGTCGTCCTGCTGGTCGGGGCGGCGCGGCTCTTCTTCGATTTGCCGCTGAGCCTCGTATCGTTTGGCTGGCTGCTCGTGATCTCGATGCTCGGCGTGGTCACGTTCCTCGGCGCGGGCTTCGCGCTCGCGGCCGCGATCGACAACGCGGAGCTGCTCGTCGACGTGATCAGCGCGATCAACATGCCGATCGTGTTCCTGTCGGAGATGTTTTTCCCGCTGGAATCGCTGCCGCGGTTCCTGTCCACGGTCGGCGCGTGGCTGCCGACGACGGAGATGGTGCGGCTCTCGCGCGCGGTCTTGCTCTACGGGGTCACCGACGTCGCGAGCCTCGCCGGAGGCCTGGGGATGATGGCGCTCTGGGCGGTGGCGATGTTCACCATCAGCCTGATGTCGTTCAAGTGGCACGCGTGA
- a CDS encoding ABC transporter ATP-binding protein gives MTEGQPREIVAAVGLTKRFGDTVALDDVSFVVEGPGLCAVLGPNGAGKTTLLDLLEGLAEPTRGAYRLFGKEPRPYPRRRVGVVMQKEAQIERVTAREYAELFSAIYGVRGGPSRILARARLEHRAETAVTRLSGGEAARLFIATAVVHDPTLVFLDEPTAHLDPENKRIVGEMLRELAAERTLLMTTHDLREADALADRLLFLVGGRVRASGTKDELVRAVPEAERRGLGVEDAFFHFCAIEIREGQAIGRGEAT, from the coding sequence ATGACAGAGGGGCAGCCGAGGGAGATCGTCGCAGCCGTGGGGCTCACGAAGCGCTTCGGCGACACCGTTGCGCTCGACGACGTGAGCTTCGTGGTCGAAGGACCGGGGCTCTGCGCCGTGCTCGGGCCGAACGGCGCGGGCAAGACGACGTTGCTCGACCTCCTGGAGGGGCTCGCGGAGCCGACGCGCGGGGCCTATCGGCTGTTCGGCAAGGAGCCGCGGCCGTATCCGCGAAGGCGCGTGGGCGTGGTGATGCAGAAAGAGGCGCAGATCGAGCGGGTGACGGCACGCGAGTACGCGGAGCTGTTCTCGGCGATCTACGGCGTACGCGGGGGGCCTTCGCGGATCCTCGCGCGGGCGCGGCTCGAACATCGCGCGGAGACGGCCGTGACGCGGCTCTCGGGCGGCGAGGCGGCGCGGCTCTTCATCGCGACGGCCGTGGTGCACGATCCGACGCTCGTGTTCCTGGACGAACCCACGGCGCACCTCGATCCGGAGAACAAACGGATCGTGGGGGAGATGCTGCGCGAGCTCGCCGCGGAGCGGACGCTCTTGATGACGACGCACGATCTCCGCGAGGCGGACGCGCTCGCGGATCGGCTGCTGTTCCTCGTGGGCGGGCGCGTGCGCGCGAGCGGGACGAAGGACGAGCTCGTGCGGGCGGTGCCCGAGGCGGAGCGGCGCGGGCTCGGGGTCGAGGACGCGTTCTTCCATTTCTGCGCGATCGAGATCCGCGAGGGCCAGGCGATCGGGCGCGGGGAGGCGACGTGA
- a CDS encoding radical SAM protein, whose translation MQAEGRLLHETTSLCKVCKDALPARVVATPSGEAWMQKRCPKHGAQEVRLSTSAAWYERTRAIVPKEARPAKIRRPIEHGCPFDCGPCESHTQKVRLPVVTITSACDLDCPICYVHNKNDDAFHMSREEFARVLDHLVEDHGGDLDIVNLTGGEPLLHPHLLEFVSMARARGIHRVSVCSNGVRLARDEDFVKRLADHGARIALSFDTFDKHVDRALQGATLVDLKARVLELLDKHQVDTTLIPVMTRGYNDKEVGRIIRMGLELSCVRHLEIHTITYTGQGGVSFDRSGRMSMLEVLESIEETTDGLLRASDFVPSPSAHPLCYQIAYLLLDDEGGPALPFLRFLDPDTMYDCLADHLYLEPGTRLERALQDAIDMLWARGDEGDERGLKLLDNLVRKLFPKDKRLSPAEALRISERAAKAVYVHSHMDEETFDVERTYQCCDSNCYADGSTIPVCNYNILYRDKEARFMEKPRAWGERAGRRSLPLVQGGK comes from the coding sequence ATGCAGGCCGAAGGGCGACTTCTCCACGAAACCACGAGCCTTTGCAAGGTGTGCAAGGACGCCCTCCCGGCCCGCGTCGTGGCGACACCGAGCGGCGAAGCCTGGATGCAGAAGCGCTGCCCGAAGCACGGCGCGCAGGAGGTGCGCCTCTCGACGAGCGCCGCCTGGTACGAGCGCACGCGCGCCATCGTCCCGAAGGAGGCGCGCCCCGCGAAGATCCGACGCCCGATCGAGCATGGCTGCCCCTTCGATTGTGGCCCGTGCGAGAGCCACACGCAGAAGGTCCGTTTGCCCGTCGTCACCATCACGAGCGCGTGCGACCTCGACTGCCCCATCTGCTACGTCCACAACAAGAACGACGACGCGTTCCACATGAGCCGAGAGGAGTTCGCCCGGGTCCTCGATCACCTCGTCGAGGATCACGGCGGCGACCTCGACATCGTCAACCTCACCGGCGGCGAGCCGCTCCTGCACCCGCACCTGCTCGAATTCGTGTCGATGGCCCGCGCGCGCGGCATCCACCGCGTCAGCGTGTGCTCGAACGGCGTGCGCCTCGCGCGGGACGAGGACTTCGTCAAGCGCCTCGCCGATCATGGCGCGCGTATCGCGCTCTCCTTCGACACCTTCGACAAACACGTCGATCGCGCCTTGCAAGGCGCCACGCTCGTCGACCTCAAGGCCCGCGTTTTGGAGCTCCTCGACAAACACCAGGTCGACACGACGCTCATCCCCGTGATGACGCGCGGCTACAATGACAAGGAGGTCGGCCGGATCATCCGCATGGGCCTCGAGCTCTCCTGCGTGCGCCACCTCGAAATCCACACGATCACGTACACGGGGCAAGGCGGCGTCTCCTTCGATCGCTCGGGCCGCATGTCCATGCTGGAGGTCCTCGAGTCCATCGAAGAGACGACGGACGGCCTGCTCCGCGCCTCCGATTTCGTGCCTTCGCCGAGCGCGCACCCGCTCTGCTACCAGATCGCCTATCTCCTGCTCGACGACGAGGGCGGCCCGGCGCTCCCGTTCCTGCGTTTCCTCGATCCCGATACGATGTACGATTGCCTCGCCGACCACCTCTACCTGGAGCCGGGCACGCGCCTCGAACGCGCGCTGCAGGACGCGATCGACATGCTCTGGGCGCGCGGGGACGAGGGCGACGAGCGGGGCCTCAAGCTCCTCGACAACCTCGTCCGCAAGCTCTTCCCGAAGGACAAACGCCTCTCGCCGGCCGAGGCGCTGCGCATCTCGGAGCGCGCCGCGAAGGCCGTCTACGTGCACTCGCACATGGACGAGGAGACGTTCGACGTGGAGCGCACGTACCAATGCTGCGATTCGAACTGTTATGCGGACGGCTCGACGATCCCCGTCTGCAATTACAACATCCTCTACCGCGACAAGGAGGCGCGCTTCATGGAGAAGCCGCGCGCCTGGGGCGAGCGCGCGGGGAGGCGCTCGCTCCCGCTCGTGCAAGGGGGAAAGTGA
- a CDS encoding SDR family NAD(P)-dependent oxidoreductase: MTRLLEGKRCIITGGTRGLGLAMSVAFARHGARVALTYHKDDTSAEDAKRAVAAAGPEPLVFKGSVADSAHVKSTVAAVVAAFGGVDVLVNNAAITQVLPISLLEEADWDELMDVNVKGVYLYSRAVLRHMIRAKRGSILNIGNFASERIIESPIHYAASKSALRGLTEALAREVGRYTIRVNLLAPGLAEVGMAQGLPQHRQTEYLDKCPLGRLARADEVAEMAAFLVSDSNSFMTGAKVVLDGGL; the protein is encoded by the coding sequence ATGACGCGCCTCCTCGAAGGAAAACGTTGCATCATCACGGGCGGTACGCGGGGCCTCGGCCTCGCGATGTCCGTCGCGTTCGCGCGCCACGGGGCCCGGGTGGCGCTCACCTACCACAAGGACGACACGAGCGCGGAGGACGCGAAACGCGCTGTCGCCGCGGCGGGGCCCGAGCCGCTCGTCTTCAAAGGCTCGGTCGCGGACAGCGCGCATGTAAAGTCCACGGTCGCGGCGGTCGTCGCGGCGTTTGGCGGCGTCGACGTGCTCGTGAACAATGCGGCGATCACGCAGGTGCTCCCCATTTCGCTCCTCGAAGAAGCGGACTGGGACGAATTGATGGACGTCAACGTGAAGGGCGTCTACCTCTACAGCCGCGCCGTCCTGCGCCACATGATCCGGGCGAAGCGGGGCAGCATCCTCAACATCGGCAATTTCGCCTCCGAGCGCATCATCGAGTCGCCGATCCATTACGCCGCCTCGAAATCGGCGCTGCGCGGGCTCACGGAGGCGCTCGCGCGCGAGGTCGGCCGGTACACGATCCGGGTGAACCTGCTCGCGCCGGGGCTCGCCGAGGTCGGCATGGCGCAGGGCCTCCCGCAGCACCGGCAAACGGAGTACCTCGACAAATGCCCGCTCGGCCGCCTCGCGCGGGCCGACGAGGTCGCCGAGATGGCCGCGTTCCTCGTCTCCGATTCGAACTCCTTCATGACGGGCGCCAAGGTGGTGCTCGACGGAGGGCTCTAG
- a CDS encoding aspartate aminotransferase family protein, with translation MDSYDDILRRGFDEYREFVNPLIAQRAALAGEPIKLVRAEGGVLYDDEGHAVEDFHGTQAFGHRNPYIADAIRRYLDSDAPSWYPARVNPFAGRLARRLCERAGYYDNAFFACTGSDAVEAALKLARALTRRPRLLGLEGAYHGCTFGSVSLMTKGYLRDPFAPFVEGAEHVPFGDVDALAKALAPGDVAAIVVEPIQGEGGVRELPAPFVEALCELTEKHGTLLVADEVQTALGRTGRGFLATASWPRRPDVVLLAKHLGGGITPISAMLTKRETFLRAYGDHFASGESHNTTMGFNALSSVAALAALDLLTDERIERVGRLGAKLKKGLSDTLARSPLFREARGAGFMQGVALNSPDHPWLSFEHFGFEDLGQKSIISPLVCHRLYRRGYFCFTCGHDWSLFRLQPRFDIPEEKLDAFVVAVAEELDYIEGLG, from the coding sequence GTGGATTCGTACGACGACATCCTGCGGCGCGGCTTCGACGAGTATCGCGAATTCGTGAACCCCCTCATCGCGCAGCGCGCCGCGCTCGCCGGCGAGCCCATCAAGCTCGTCCGCGCCGAAGGCGGCGTCCTGTACGACGACGAGGGACACGCCGTCGAGGATTTCCACGGCACGCAGGCCTTCGGCCATCGCAACCCGTACATTGCCGACGCGATCCGAAGATACCTCGACTCCGACGCGCCCTCCTGGTACCCCGCCCGCGTCAATCCCTTCGCCGGCCGCCTCGCGCGGAGGCTCTGCGAGCGCGCCGGGTATTACGACAACGCCTTCTTCGCCTGCACCGGCAGCGACGCGGTCGAGGCCGCCCTGAAGCTCGCCCGCGCGCTCACGAGACGCCCGCGCCTCCTCGGCCTCGAAGGCGCGTACCACGGCTGCACCTTCGGCAGCGTCTCGCTCATGACGAAGGGCTACCTCCGTGATCCCTTCGCGCCGTTCGTCGAGGGCGCCGAGCACGTGCCTTTTGGCGACGTCGATGCGCTCGCGAAGGCCCTCGCGCCCGGCGACGTCGCCGCCATCGTCGTCGAGCCGATCCAGGGCGAAGGGGGCGTGCGCGAATTGCCAGCGCCGTTCGTCGAGGCGCTCTGCGAGCTCACCGAAAAACACGGCACGTTGCTGGTCGCCGACGAGGTCCAGACCGCGCTCGGCCGCACGGGCCGGGGTTTCCTCGCCACTGCGAGCTGGCCACGCCGACCCGACGTGGTTCTCCTCGCCAAACACCTCGGCGGCGGCATCACGCCGATCTCTGCGATGCTCACGAAACGGGAGACCTTCCTCCGCGCCTACGGCGACCATTTCGCCTCGGGCGAGAGCCACAACACGACGATGGGGTTCAATGCCCTCTCCTCTGTCGCCGCGCTCGCCGCGCTGGACCTCCTCACCGACGAGCGGATCGAACGCGTCGGGCGGCTCGGCGCGAAGCTCAAGAAAGGCTTGTCGGACACGCTCGCTCGTTCGCCGCTCTTCCGCGAGGCGCGCGGCGCGGGCTTCATGCAGGGCGTCGCGCTGAACAGCCCCGATCACCCGTGGCTCTCGTTCGAGCATTTTGGCTTCGAAGACCTCGGCCAGAAATCGATCATCTCCCCGCTCGTCTGCCACAGGCTCTACCGCCGCGGCTATTTCTGCTTCACCTGCGGCCACGACTGGAGCCTCTTCCGCCTCCAGCCGCGCTTCGACATCCCCGAGGAAAAACTCGACGCGTTCGTCGTGGCCGTGGCCGAGGAGCTCGACTACATCGAGGGGCTCGGATGA
- a CDS encoding SDR family NAD(P)-dependent oxidoreductase produces the protein MNESKRKALVLGGTGAVGSAVLAELRRAGIPSAFTYHHDEARACALENELSARALRLDLADPASLGRLAASLEAEGALPDVVIHCAAIVRTARVFDATDDDWEAMLAINARSVFQVCREFGRRLEGHGGDLVFVSALDRTQSLPVPAIFAASQGATSALVMAAAKDLGPRGVRANVVALGLLDAGIGKELDPKLADEYRSFSALRRLGTPEEAAQTITWIALHNTYANGKVLSANGGI, from the coding sequence ATGAACGAATCCAAACGCAAAGCGCTCGTGCTCGGCGGCACAGGCGCGGTCGGGAGCGCCGTCCTCGCCGAGCTCCGGCGCGCCGGCATTCCTTCCGCATTCACATACCACCACGACGAAGCCCGCGCCTGCGCGCTCGAAAACGAGCTCTCGGCGCGCGCCCTCCGGCTCGACCTCGCCGATCCCGCCTCCCTCGGTCGCCTCGCGGCCTCGCTCGAAGCCGAAGGCGCGCTGCCCGACGTCGTGATTCATTGCGCCGCCATCGTCCGCACCGCACGGGTCTTCGACGCGACGGACGACGACTGGGAGGCCATGTTGGCCATCAATGCACGCTCGGTCTTCCAGGTTTGTCGCGAATTCGGCCGGCGGCTCGAAGGTCACGGCGGCGACCTCGTCTTCGTCTCTGCGCTCGATCGCACGCAATCGCTCCCCGTGCCCGCGATCTTCGCCGCGTCGCAAGGCGCGACGTCCGCACTCGTGATGGCGGCGGCCAAGGATCTCGGCCCGCGTGGCGTGCGCGCGAACGTCGTGGCCCTGGGCCTGCTCGACGCCGGAATCGGCAAGGAGCTCGATCCGAAGCTCGCCGACGAATACCGCAGCTTCAGCGCGCTCCGGCGTCTCGGGACGCCCGAGGAGGCGGCCCAAACGATCACGTGGATCGCGCTGCACAACACCTACGCGAACGGAAAGGTCCTCAGCGCGAACGGCGGGATCTGA